The following proteins come from a genomic window of Oxyura jamaicensis isolate SHBP4307 breed ruddy duck chromosome 12, BPBGC_Ojam_1.0, whole genome shotgun sequence:
- the ATG7 gene encoding ubiquitin-like modifier-activating enzyme ATG7 isoform X2, with translation MATASNEAHHPVDPGILKLQFAPFSSALDAGFWHELTQRKLNEYRLDETPKVIKGYYYNGDPLGLPARLTLEFSAFDMNASIPARCCPAFGTLYNTNTFETFKSCDKKSLLEKEANEIWESIKSGAALENPMLLNRFLLLTFADLKKYHFYYWFCYPALCFPDGIHIIQKPVCLGDRFSLNQIQALQKAYDDLCQTEGVTALPYFLIKYHDNSVVISLLKKWDSFFQDQGGKVTVGVYDPCNLSHYPGWPLRNFLILAAHKWGSVLQTVEVLCFRDRTMQGVRDITHSIIFEIKLPQRTFGQDCPKAVGWEKNQKGGMGPRMVNLSECMDPKRLAESSVDLNLKLMCWRLVPTLDLEKIVSAKCLLLGAGTLGCSVARTLMGWGVRKITFVDNARISYSNPVRQPLYEFEDCLSGGKPKALAAADRLQKIFPGVNSEGYNMSIPMPGHPVNFSEVTMAQARKDVATLEELIDAHDVVFLLMDTRESRWLPAVIAASKRKLVINAALGFDTFVVMRHGLKKPKQQESGDSCFSNASGSSDLLGSSLFSNIPGYKLGCYFCNDVVAPGDSTRDRTLDQQCTVSRPGLAMIAGALAVELMVSVLQHPEGGYAVASSSDDRMNEPPTSLGLVPHQIRGFLSRFDNVLPVSLAFDKCTACSPKVLDQYEREGFNFLAKVFNSSHTFLEDLTGLTLLHQETQAAEIWDMSDDETV, from the exons ATGGCAACTGCCAGTAATGAGGCACACCATCCTGTAGATCCTGGAATTTTGAAGCTGCAGTTTGCCCCCTTCAGTAGTGCCTTGGATGCAGGATTCTGGCATGAACTAACCCAGAGGAAACTCAATGAGTACCGACTGGATGAGACTCCAAAAGTTATCAAAGGATATTACTACAATG GTGATCCTTTGGGCTTGCCAGCTCGCCTGACATTGGAATTCAGTGCCTTTGATAT GAATGCTTCAATACCAGCACGTTGCTGTCCTGCTTTCGGAACGTTGTATAATACCAACACTTTTGAGACTTTCAAGTCTTGCGATAAGAAATCACTTCTGGAGAAAGAAGCAAATGAG ATATGGGAATCGATAAAATCTGGAGCTGCGCTTGAAAACCCTATGCTCTTGAACAGGTTCCTGCTGTTGACGTTTGCA GATTTAAAAAAGTATCACTTCTATTACTGGTTTTGCTaccctgctctctgcttccctgATGGAATACATATAATTCAGAAACCAGTGTGTCTTGGTGACAGGTTCTCTTTAAATCAG attCAAGCACTTCAGAAAGCATATGATGACCTTTGCCAGACAGAAGGGGTTACAGCCTTgccttattttttaatcaagtatCATGACAATTCTGTGGTGATATCTCTGCTCAAAAAATGGGATAGTTTCTTTCAAGACCAAGGAGGAAAG GTGACAGTTGGAGTTTATGATCCATGTAATTTATCCCACTATCCAGGATGGCCACTGAGAAATTTCCTGATCCTGGCAGCTCATAAATG gGGCAGTGTCCTTCAGACAGTCGAAGTGCTCTGCTTCAGAGACAGAACTATGCAAGGGGTGAGAGACATAACACACAGcatcatctttgaaataaaGCTTCCACAGAGAACCTTTGGCCAAG ATTGCCCAAAAGCTGTTGGATGGGAGAAAAACCAAAAGGGAGGCATGGGTCCAAGGATGGTCAATCTTAGTGAGTGTATGGATCCAAAAAG GTTAGCAGAATCATCAGTGGATCTTAATTTGAAATTGATGTGCTGGCGGCTGGTCCCTACACTTGATTTGGAAAAAATTGTGTCTGCCAAGTGTCTGTTGCTAGGAGCTGGTACTCTAGGTTGTAGTGTTGCAAGGACTTTGATG gGTTGGGGAGTGAGGAAGATTACATTTGTTGACAATGCGAGGATCTCCTACTCCAACCCCGTGCGGCAACCACTGTATGAATTTGAGGACTGTCTTAGTGGTGGGAAGCCTAAGGCACTTGCAGCAGCAGACAGGCTACAGAAGATCTTCCCAGGAGTG AATTCAGAAGGCTATAACATGAGCATCCCCATGCCTGGCCACCCAGtgaatttttctgaagtaaCGATGGCACAAGCTCGGAAGGATGTGGCTACACTTGAAGAGCTTATTGATGCTCATGATGTTGTTTTCCTACTTATGGACACTAGAGAGAGTCGGTGGCTCCCAGCTGTTATTGCAGCCAGCAAGAGGAAG TTGGTCATCAATGCAGCATTGGGATTTGACACGTTTGTTGTTATGAGACATGGactaaagaaaccaaaacagcaAGAATCTGGTGATTCGTGTTTCAGCAATGCCTCCGGTTCTTCTGACCTGTTGGGATCATCACTCTTTTCAAACATCCCTGGCTACAAATTGGGTTGCTATTTCTGCAATGACGTTGTGGCACCAGGGGAT TCCACCAGGGATCGGACATTGGATCAGCAGTGCACAGTCAGTCGACCTGGATTAGCAATGATAGCTGGAGCTCTTGCAGTGGAATTAATGgtttctgttttacagcatCCAGAAGG TGGTTATGCTGTGGCCAGCAGTAGTGATGATAGAATGAATGAACCACCTACTTCTCTTGGACTTGTTCCTCATCAG ATCCGTGGGTTTTTATCAAGATTTGATAACGTTCTGCCGGTCAGCCTGGCATTTGATAAGTGCACAGCCTGTTCCCCCAAA